A single genomic interval of Flavihumibacter rivuli harbors:
- a CDS encoding IS4 family transposase, translating into MLEANLRIIQELKLFLQLIVSDSDLLSFFGNTPTAFTRRRKLTFDRMVLLIARLCKKTLSVELASFFNEIGTSLDCSTSAFCQQRMKLNPLFFKIWNKLLCDAFYAYNAANVKKWRTYRVVAIDGSNMSLVNTPSLSSHFGGQHNQHGSFVQAKAVYLHDVLNCLTISTSLVPFRTGEQIVAYSMIEQLEEDMLAIYDRNFCNYKMFALHLWQETERKFIIRAKESYEPFKGFIASGKKSDIVQLLPSFSAIKGLRQHGYIITRQTALKVRLVRVDLPDTVEVLVTNLWEEEDNPSHIFKELYFLRWKLETNISHQKNILQLESFSGLSPLSVAQDFYATVFTSNLHAILVAPAQKEVDEKPYRGKYPRKVNGNKSYGGLKTKMVKLFIVQNPESILLELQRYFVRNTLPIRSGRSSPRQIKNRNSKSKHKTYMNYKPAF; encoded by the coding sequence ATGCTTGAGGCAAATTTACGTATCATCCAAGAACTAAAGCTATTCTTACAGTTAATTGTTAGCGATTCTGATCTGCTGTCGTTCTTTGGCAACACCCCTACTGCCTTTACCCGGAGGAGAAAACTTACGTTTGATCGGATGGTTTTGCTAATTGCCCGGTTATGTAAGAAGACACTGAGTGTGGAGCTGGCGTCATTCTTTAACGAGATAGGCACCTCCCTGGACTGCTCCACCAGCGCCTTCTGCCAGCAGCGAATGAAGCTTAACCCATTGTTCTTCAAAATATGGAACAAGCTACTATGTGACGCATTCTATGCTTATAATGCTGCAAATGTGAAAAAATGGAGAACTTATCGGGTCGTTGCCATTGACGGCTCCAATATGAGCCTTGTGAATACCCCATCACTATCCAGCCATTTTGGTGGTCAGCATAATCAGCATGGCTCTTTTGTCCAGGCAAAGGCAGTTTATCTGCACGATGTACTCAACTGCTTGACAATCAGCACCTCTTTAGTTCCTTTCAGAACCGGAGAGCAAATTGTTGCCTATTCTATGATAGAACAACTTGAAGAGGACATGCTGGCCATTTATGACCGAAATTTCTGCAATTACAAGATGTTCGCATTGCATTTATGGCAAGAGACGGAGCGGAAGTTCATCATTAGGGCTAAGGAAAGTTATGAACCCTTTAAGGGATTTATTGCCAGTGGCAAGAAGAGTGATATAGTCCAGTTGCTACCTTCATTTTCAGCAATAAAGGGATTACGTCAACATGGTTACATTATCACCCGTCAAACAGCATTGAAGGTCCGACTGGTGCGCGTAGACCTTCCCGATACTGTTGAAGTTCTAGTGACCAACCTTTGGGAAGAGGAAGATAATCCCAGCCATATTTTTAAGGAACTATACTTCCTGAGATGGAAGCTTGAAACGAACATCTCACACCAGAAAAACATCTTACAATTGGAGTCCTTTAGTGGCCTTTCACCCCTTTCGGTTGCCCAGGACTTCTATGCTACAGTATTTACTTCGAACCTACATGCCATTTTAGTAGCCCCGGCACAGAAAGAAGTTGACGAAAAACCATACAGGGGTAAATATCCCAGAAAGGTTAATGGAAACAAATCATATGGAGGCTTGAAGACCAAAATGGTAAAACTCTTCATTGTCCAAAACCCGGAATCCATATTATTAGAGCTACAGCGATATTTTGTAAGAAATACATTGCCAATCCGATCGGGGAGATCCTCGCCAAGACAGATTAAAAATAGAAATAGCAAAAGCAAGCATAAAACCTATATGAATTACAAACCCGCCTTCTAA
- a CDS encoding YkgJ family cysteine cluster protein: MSDLLLNWKKKSAERQKAYKQFLQSANKNKVLRLLPDLHEEAFSKIDCLECAACCKNYSPRFKTTDIRRISKYLRMKESVFIETYLRLDEEGDYVVRTSPCPFLGTDNRCSIYEQRPSDCERFPYTDEDVILKRIPLTLKNSSFCPAVYYVIERLMGQIK; this comes from the coding sequence ATGTCAGACCTGCTTCTTAACTGGAAGAAAAAAAGTGCCGAACGGCAGAAGGCTTACAAGCAGTTTTTGCAATCAGCCAATAAGAATAAGGTCCTGAGGCTTCTGCCCGATTTGCATGAGGAGGCTTTTAGTAAGATCGACTGCCTGGAATGTGCTGCCTGTTGTAAAAACTATTCCCCGCGTTTCAAGACAACGGACATCAGAAGGATCAGCAAGTATCTCAGGATGAAGGAAAGTGTTTTCATTGAAACCTACCTGCGCCTGGATGAGGAAGGTGATTATGTAGTCCGGACCAGCCCCTGTCCCTTCCTGGGGACAGACAACCGTTGCAGCATTTATGAACAAAGGCCATCTGATTGTGAACGTTTTCCTTACACTGATGAAGATGTTATCCTGAAAAGGATTCCCCTAACCCTGAAGAACAGCAGTTTTTGCCCGGCTGTTTATTATGTTATTGAACGCCTGATGGGTCAGATTAAATAG
- a CDS encoding cation:proton antiporter produces the protein MAHLPLLINDLALILLVAAVTTFLFRRLKLPLVLGYVVAGLFVGPNFSFFPTIADTENIRIWAEIGVIILLFSLGLEFSFRKLLRVGGAAGVSGIFEISGMLVLGYVLGTIMGWSAMNSIFLGGIIAISSTTIIIRTFEEQGLKEKSFASLVMGMLVIEDIVAVLLLVLLSTIAVSQQFSGAELLLAVVKLVFFLCLWFLGGIFIIPGAFRWAAKWINEETLLIIALALCLGTVLLATTIGFSAALGAFIMGSVLAETTQAEQIEHQMVPVKNLFGAIFFVSVGMLIDPHLLWEYKIPVLVITLAVVLGKTIHVSLGALIAGQPLKQSIQAGMSMSQIGEFSFIIATLGVSLKVTDEFLYPIAVGVSVITTFTTPFMIRAAEPVYKSIEKTLPQKWVNRLNRYSSGAQHIPSESDARKVFRYYAMVIGLNSIVILALMFLGVRWLDPILRQYIDNANLAHVITIVVSLTVASPFIWALTVKKPHSGAYMTVWMNNQLNHGPLVVLEVTRNLLAVFYLYLLMSQLFDYFISMILTLAVLVIVLVIFSRKLQAFYTRMEKRFIRNLNNREIARNTGANSTLSPWDAHLAYFTIKPEAVCVGKTLMELGWRERFGVNIASIDRGALKIAAPKRDEHVFPNDVLAVIGTDQQLELFRKEIGQTLTIPGHDDEEISLMQVKVDEHNRLKGLSILDSGIRERTNGLVVGIERDGRRILNPESNTVFEWGDIVWVVGKRKEILKL, from the coding sequence ATGGCTCATCTACCGCTTTTGATAAATGACCTGGCATTGATCCTGCTGGTGGCTGCTGTCACAACCTTTCTTTTCAGGCGGCTGAAGCTTCCACTGGTTTTAGGTTATGTAGTTGCCGGACTTTTCGTTGGGCCCAATTTCTCATTCTTTCCCACCATCGCTGATACCGAGAACATCAGGATATGGGCTGAAATAGGGGTGATCATCCTGTTGTTCAGCCTGGGGCTTGAATTCAGTTTCCGTAAACTTTTGAGGGTAGGGGGAGCAGCCGGTGTATCAGGGATTTTTGAGATCAGTGGAATGCTGGTGCTTGGATACGTGTTGGGTACTATCATGGGCTGGTCTGCCATGAACAGTATCTTCCTTGGGGGGATCATTGCCATTTCTTCCACCACTATCATTATCAGGACTTTTGAGGAACAGGGACTAAAAGAAAAAAGTTTTGCTTCGCTGGTAATGGGTATGCTGGTGATAGAGGATATCGTTGCAGTATTGTTGCTGGTTTTGCTTTCTACCATTGCTGTGAGCCAGCAGTTCTCAGGAGCCGAGTTGTTGCTGGCAGTCGTGAAACTGGTTTTCTTTCTCTGCTTATGGTTCCTTGGTGGCATCTTCATCATTCCTGGTGCTTTTCGCTGGGCTGCCAAATGGATCAACGAGGAGACCCTGCTCATTATAGCACTGGCGCTTTGTTTGGGAACAGTGCTGTTGGCTACGACCATTGGTTTTTCAGCGGCCCTGGGTGCCTTTATCATGGGCTCTGTACTGGCTGAAACCACGCAAGCGGAACAGATCGAACACCAGATGGTTCCGGTAAAGAATCTCTTTGGTGCCATTTTCTTTGTATCTGTAGGGATGCTGATCGATCCCCATCTGTTGTGGGAATATAAGATTCCCGTGCTGGTGATCACCCTTGCGGTGGTATTGGGTAAGACCATCCATGTCAGTCTGGGTGCCCTTATCGCAGGACAGCCATTAAAACAATCCATCCAAGCCGGGATGAGTATGTCGCAGATCGGTGAATTCTCTTTCATCATTGCCACATTGGGTGTTTCCCTTAAGGTGACCGATGAATTCCTTTATCCCATTGCTGTTGGGGTTTCGGTGATCACCACCTTTACTACTCCCTTTATGATCAGGGCAGCTGAACCGGTATATAAGTCGATCGAAAAAACCCTTCCCCAAAAGTGGGTTAACCGCCTGAACCGCTACAGTAGCGGCGCCCAGCATATCCCTTCGGAATCGGATGCCCGCAAGGTATTCCGGTATTATGCCATGGTGATCGGCTTGAATTCCATTGTGATCCTGGCCCTGATGTTTTTAGGGGTGAGGTGGCTTGATCCGATCCTTCGGCAGTATATCGATAATGCCAACCTTGCCCATGTCATTACCATAGTGGTTTCCCTGACAGTGGCCTCACCGTTCATTTGGGCATTGACCGTAAAGAAGCCGCATAGCGGGGCCTATATGACGGTATGGATGAATAACCAGTTGAACCACGGGCCCCTGGTAGTTTTGGAGGTAACCAGGAACCTGCTTGCCGTTTTCTACCTCTATTTGCTGATGAGCCAGCTCTTCGATTATTTTATATCGATGATCCTTACCCTGGCGGTGCTGGTGATCGTACTGGTGATCTTCTCCAGGAAACTCCAGGCTTTCTATACCCGGATGGAGAAAAGATTCATCCGGAACCTCAACAACCGTGAAATTGCAAGGAATACCGGTGCCAATAGTACCCTCTCGCCCTGGGACGCGCACCTGGCTTATTTCACCATAAAACCGGAAGCGGTCTGTGTGGGCAAGACCCTAATGGAGCTTGGCTGGAGGGAAAGGTTCGGGGTGAATATTGCCAGCATCGACAGGGGGGCATTGAAAATAGCGGCACCCAAGCGGGATGAACATGTATTCCCCAATGACGTACTGGCGGTGATCGGCACTGACCAGCAGTTGGAATTGTTCCGTAAGGAGATAGGCCAGACCCTAACCATACCCGGCCACGATGATGAGGAGATCAGCCTGATGCAGGTAAAGGTGGATGAGCATAACCGGTTGAAAGGCTTGTCCATTTTGGATTCAGGTATCCGGGAAAGGACCAATGGCTTGGTAGTGGGTATAGAAAGGGATGGCCGTCGTATCCTGAATCCGGAATCCAATACTGTTTTTGAATGGGGCGATATCGTATGGGTCGTGGGTAAAAGAAAGGAAATACTTAAGCTCTAG
- a CDS encoding MFS transporter, translating into MNETSPIAQAQHDPMASIRLPEFRNLMIGRFLFIMALRMMATLVGWWLYELTNDPLAMGLVGLAEAVPAISLALYSGHVIDLSDKRKLLIRGVSFYLCCAAILLFLSWAFSKGTTKVWVVSGIYIAIFFTGIIRSFTGPSFSAILAQIVPRQLLANATTWSQGTWLTASVTGHATAGFLIAAIHTTGTLIVICSLIAAGLFFIYSLLPKPPVARAGDKKTWESVQEGIRFVFQTKEILGALTLDLFAVLFGGAVAMVPVFAKDILKVGPIGFGWLNAAADIGAILIIVTLTFFPMKKAQGRKLFYAVGGFGICIIIFALSRAFWLSFIALLFSGVLDGISVVVRGTILQLKTPDDMRGRVLSVNSMFINSSNEIGQFESGVAARLMGTIPSVVFGGCMTLVVVIVTWYKARTLREMEY; encoded by the coding sequence ATGAATGAAACCTCCCCTATAGCGCAGGCACAGCATGACCCAATGGCCAGCATCAGGCTTCCTGAATTCCGCAACCTGATGATCGGGAGGTTCCTTTTCATCATGGCCCTCCGCATGATGGCCACCCTGGTGGGATGGTGGTTATACGAGCTCACGAATGACCCCTTGGCCATGGGCCTGGTAGGATTGGCAGAAGCCGTACCGGCTATCTCCCTGGCACTTTATTCCGGTCACGTAATTGACCTTTCTGACAAGCGCAAACTGCTGATCAGGGGCGTTTCCTTCTACCTATGCTGTGCGGCCATCCTGCTTTTCCTTTCCTGGGCCTTTAGCAAAGGCACCACCAAGGTATGGGTGGTTAGCGGCATTTACATCGCGATCTTTTTTACAGGTATCATCCGTTCATTTACCGGCCCCTCCTTCTCGGCTATCCTTGCCCAGATCGTTCCCCGACAGCTACTCGCCAATGCTACCACCTGGAGCCAGGGAACCTGGCTAACGGCATCGGTTACCGGACACGCTACTGCTGGCTTCCTGATCGCCGCGATCCATACTACCGGCACACTTATCGTCATCTGCAGCCTTATCGCTGCCGGATTGTTTTTTATCTATTCACTACTGCCCAAACCACCAGTTGCCAGGGCTGGTGATAAAAAGACCTGGGAGTCCGTACAAGAGGGTATCCGATTCGTATTCCAGACAAAAGAGATCCTGGGGGCGCTTACACTCGACCTTTTCGCTGTTTTATTTGGGGGGGCAGTGGCCATGGTACCGGTTTTTGCCAAGGACATCCTGAAGGTGGGTCCAATTGGTTTTGGATGGCTGAATGCAGCGGCTGATATAGGGGCGATCCTGATCATTGTAACGCTAACATTCTTCCCTATGAAAAAAGCCCAGGGAAGGAAACTCTTTTATGCTGTCGGTGGCTTCGGGATCTGTATTATCATCTTTGCCCTTTCCAGGGCATTCTGGCTTTCCTTTATTGCCCTTTTGTTTAGCGGGGTCCTGGATGGGATCAGTGTAGTGGTCAGGGGAACGATCCTGCAATTGAAAACCCCTGACGATATGAGGGGAAGGGTACTCAGTGTGAACAGTATGTTCATCAACAGTAGCAACGAAATCGGGCAATTCGAAAGTGGTGTGGCGGCCAGGCTGATGGGTACTATACCCTCAGTTGTATTTGGCGGCTGCATGACCCTGGTAGTCGTTATTGTAACCTGGTACAAGGCCAGAACATTAAGGGAAATGGAATATTGA
- a CDS encoding deoxynucleoside kinase, with protein sequence MNYHFITIEGNIGAGKTTLAHILAKHYNARLVLEEFADNPFLQKFYENPSQFAFPLELFFMAERYKQLKELIHTKDLFHNVTISDYLFTKCLLFAKVNLPEEEFRLYQRLFEIIHQQLIQPEILIYLHAPVQKLQLNIRKRNRPYEQAIPDEYLFSIQETYTHYIKQHNIKTLFVDASNADFLGNEKHVQAIINALDKDYDDGQHFIALP encoded by the coding sequence ATGAATTACCATTTTATTACGATCGAAGGAAATATTGGTGCAGGCAAGACCACGCTGGCACATATCCTGGCCAAGCATTATAATGCAAGATTGGTACTGGAGGAGTTTGCTGATAACCCTTTCCTCCAAAAGTTTTACGAGAACCCTTCCCAATTCGCCTTCCCGCTGGAACTATTCTTCATGGCGGAAAGGTATAAACAGCTGAAGGAATTGATCCACACGAAGGACCTCTTCCATAATGTAACGATCTCGGATTACCTGTTTACCAAATGCCTGCTCTTTGCCAAGGTTAACCTTCCGGAAGAAGAATTCAGGTTATACCAACGGCTTTTTGAGATCATCCACCAGCAACTTATCCAGCCGGAGATCCTGATCTACCTGCATGCCCCTGTTCAAAAGCTGCAGTTGAACATCAGGAAGCGCAACCGACCCTACGAGCAGGCGATACCAGACGAATACCTGTTCAGTATCCAGGAAACCTATACCCACTATATCAAGCAACATAACATCAAGACCCTTTTTGTTGATGCCAGCAATGCCGATTTCCTGGGCAACGAAAAGCATGTGCAGGCCATCATCAATGCCCTTGACAAAGACTATGATGACGGCCAGCATTTCATTGCCTTACCCTAA
- the folK gene encoding 2-amino-4-hydroxy-6-hydroxymethyldihydropteridine diphosphokinase, whose protein sequence is MDTAYLLIGGNIGNREEYLQQARTLINELAGEVRKTSSIYETAAWGMTDQNAFLNQVLEIATPYNAHHLMDRLLLIEEKMGRKRSIKFGPRTIDIDILLFGNEVHNTSHTRIPHPELPNRRFALIPLAELAGDLEHPVLHKSINELLDACPDQLAVNKI, encoded by the coding sequence ATGGATACTGCTTACCTCCTGATAGGCGGCAATATCGGGAACAGGGAGGAATACCTTCAACAAGCCCGGACCCTGATCAATGAACTGGCAGGAGAGGTAAGGAAAACTTCTTCCATCTATGAAACTGCAGCATGGGGTATGACGGACCAAAACGCCTTTCTTAACCAGGTGCTGGAAATAGCTACCCCTTACAATGCCCATCACCTGATGGACCGCCTCCTCCTGATAGAGGAAAAGATGGGCAGGAAAAGGTCCATCAAGTTCGGGCCAAGGACCATTGATATCGACATCCTGCTCTTCGGCAATGAAGTGCACAACACTAGCCATACCAGGATCCCCCATCCAGAATTACCCAACAGGAGGTTTGCCCTCATCCCATTGGCGGAATTGGCGGGCGATCTCGAGCATCCCGTGCTACACAAATCAATAAACGAATTACTGGATGCCTGCCCGGATCAACTGGCTGTGAATAAAATCTAA
- the sppA gene encoding signal peptide peptidase SppA — translation MAQFFKYFFASLLAIVVFCLLAFFILLGLAGSLASREEVVISPSSVLYLDLSQSFSEQAKEDMLGPLGGSAEFESPGIYDLVRMIRFAASDNNIDGIYLKCGGNANGYGTSEELRNALLEFKRSKKFIIAYGEVIPQLAYHVASVADKVYVHPKGGIEWKGLGMEYVFFKKALDRLEIQPQIFYAGKFKSATEPFREEKMTDANKLQSMELLEDLYTHLLAAVGSARKIDTAQLRTYANTYALRTANDAVRLQMADAVKYEDEVKEEIRRKTGATSIEKIGFVSMSKYSQGVNFKGGSGTDRIALIYAEGNIVDGSGDENNIGGDRFRKYIRKARLDSKVKAIVVRINSGGGSAMASENMWREIALAKKDKPVVVSYGDVAASGGYYMACNADSIFALPTTITGSIGVFSIIPNMKGFFSDKVGVTFDGVKTGPYANHPSITEPLSDAEKAFYQADVDSIYQTFLGRVAEGRKMKVAMVDSVGQGRIWAGNKAIRIGLVDRLGGMDDAVNAAAKLAGLKAFRIREYPEPVGLLERLSGSYKRNVHESVLQRELGEGSYRLYQEWLQLKGSIGNAQARMPFRIVIH, via the coding sequence ATGGCACAATTCTTTAAATATTTCTTCGCCTCCCTTTTGGCGATTGTTGTTTTCTGCTTACTGGCCTTTTTCATATTATTAGGTTTGGCCGGTTCGCTGGCATCCCGTGAGGAGGTGGTGATCAGTCCTTCATCCGTATTATACCTTGACCTTTCGCAATCTTTTTCGGAACAGGCCAAAGAGGATATGCTGGGGCCATTGGGCGGTTCGGCTGAGTTTGAATCACCCGGTATATATGACCTGGTAAGGATGATCCGGTTTGCTGCCTCTGATAACAATATTGATGGCATTTACCTGAAATGCGGGGGTAATGCCAATGGTTATGGAACCAGTGAAGAATTGCGGAATGCGCTACTGGAATTCAAGCGTTCAAAGAAATTCATCATTGCCTATGGGGAAGTGATCCCCCAACTGGCTTATCATGTGGCCAGTGTTGCCGATAAAGTATATGTGCATCCCAAAGGAGGGATAGAATGGAAGGGCCTGGGCATGGAGTACGTATTCTTTAAAAAAGCCCTGGACAGGTTGGAGATCCAGCCCCAGATCTTTTATGCCGGTAAGTTCAAAAGTGCCACAGAGCCGTTCAGGGAGGAAAAGATGACCGATGCCAATAAACTGCAGTCCATGGAACTGCTGGAAGACCTGTACACTCACCTGCTGGCTGCGGTGGGTTCAGCGCGCAAGATTGATACGGCGCAGTTGCGGACTTACGCCAATACTTATGCGTTGAGGACAGCCAATGATGCTGTGAGGTTGCAGATGGCGGATGCAGTCAAATATGAGGATGAAGTGAAAGAAGAGATCAGGCGTAAAACCGGCGCCACTTCCATAGAAAAGATCGGCTTTGTATCCATGTCAAAGTATTCCCAGGGGGTCAACTTCAAGGGTGGCTCTGGAACTGACAGGATAGCCCTGATCTACGCAGAGGGAAATATTGTGGATGGCAGCGGTGATGAGAACAATATTGGCGGAGACCGTTTCCGGAAGTATATCCGTAAGGCAAGGCTGGATAGCAAGGTAAAAGCGATAGTGGTGCGCATCAATTCCGGTGGAGGCAGTGCCATGGCCAGCGAGAACATGTGGCGGGAAATCGCCCTGGCTAAAAAAGACAAGCCGGTGGTGGTGAGTTATGGTGATGTGGCGGCATCCGGTGGTTATTATATGGCCTGTAATGCGGATAGCATATTTGCGCTACCTACTACCATTACCGGTTCCATAGGCGTATTCAGTATCATTCCCAATATGAAGGGGTTCTTCTCCGATAAGGTGGGTGTTACTTTTGACGGGGTGAAGACCGGGCCTTATGCCAACCATCCATCCATCACCGAGCCATTGTCTGATGCAGAAAAGGCCTTTTACCAGGCGGATGTTGACAGTATCTACCAAACTTTTCTTGGAAGGGTGGCAGAAGGCAGGAAAATGAAAGTAGCCATGGTGGATAGTGTGGGCCAGGGCAGGATCTGGGCTGGTAATAAAGCTATCCGTATTGGCCTGGTGGACAGGCTGGGCGGGATGGATGATGCTGTAAATGCTGCCGCTAAGCTGGCCGGCTTAAAAGCTTTCCGGATCCGCGAATACCCGGAGCCGGTGGGCCTGCTGGAAAGACTATCAGGGTCCTATAAACGAAATGTACACGAGTCTGTATTGCAACGCGAACTGGGGGAGGGGAGCTACAGGCTTTACCAGGAATGGTTGCAGTTGAAAGGTTCCATCGGAAATGCCCAGGCCAGGATGCCTTTCAGGATCGTCATTCATTAA
- a CDS encoding ABC transporter permease, translated as MSNKQYSQWKAMMAITRASLKAVLRSPSAVIFSIFFPLVFILVFGFIGSGSGPSYKLVLATGSDTLNPILDSLKGFNNIRFIDGKDSATVEQDLTKGRVTGVLDIRKGDTTAGEPPYIVHFRSTTASADKFSTFLPLVENVITKIDRERFSGRNSVARIVPQISQVRKYRTIDFILPGQLGFSLLSAGVFGVAFLFFNLRQQLVIKRFFATPVSKAAIVLGEGLSRVIFQLLTAVIIIGIGHFAFEFTLVHGWLTFLEIMVLSFVALLVFMGFGFIVSGLAKNESSIPPFANIITLPQFLLAGTFFSIDSFPAWLQPICKVLPLTYFNDAMRKIAFEGAHLGDCWPQLLVLVVWGGIVYAVAIKVFRWE; from the coding sequence ATGAGTAACAAGCAGTACAGTCAGTGGAAGGCCATGATGGCCATTACCAGGGCCAGCCTGAAGGCAGTATTGAGAAGCCCGTCCGCTGTGATCTTCAGCATATTTTTTCCACTGGTATTTATCCTGGTCTTTGGGTTTATCGGGAGCGGTTCAGGACCAAGCTATAAACTGGTTTTGGCTACCGGTTCAGATACCCTTAATCCCATCCTCGATAGTCTCAAAGGTTTCAATAATATCCGGTTTATCGATGGCAAGGACAGTGCAACGGTTGAACAGGACCTTACTAAAGGAAGGGTCACTGGTGTGCTGGATATCCGGAAAGGGGATACCACGGCAGGTGAGCCACCTTATATTGTCCATTTCAGGAGTACAACCGCCAGTGCAGATAAATTCTCTACCTTCCTTCCGCTGGTGGAGAATGTGATCACGAAGATCGACAGGGAAAGATTCAGCGGTAGGAATAGTGTGGCAAGGATAGTTCCACAGATCAGCCAGGTCAGGAAATACCGCACCATCGATTTTATCCTGCCTGGGCAGCTGGGCTTTTCCCTGCTCAGTGCAGGGGTATTTGGTGTAGCCTTCCTATTCTTCAACCTCCGCCAGCAACTGGTCATCAAGAGATTCTTTGCCACTCCCGTTAGTAAGGCTGCCATAGTGCTGGGAGAGGGCCTGAGCAGGGTGATCTTCCAGTTACTGACCGCTGTGATCATCATTGGGATTGGGCATTTCGCTTTTGAGTTCACCCTGGTGCATGGCTGGCTCACCTTTCTTGAGATCATGGTACTCAGTTTTGTCGCCTTGCTGGTATTCATGGGTTTCGGCTTCATTGTAAGTGGGTTGGCGAAGAATGAAAGCAGTATCCCGCCTTTTGCCAATATTATTACGCTGCCGCAGTTCCTGTTGGCCGGTACCTTCTTTTCAATAGACAGTTTCCCTGCCTGGCTGCAGCCAATATGTAAAGTGCTTCCATTGACCTATTTCAATGATGCGATGCGAAAGATCGCATTTGAAGGGGCCCACTTGGGCGATTGCTGGCCACAGTTGCTGGTGCTCGTGGTTTGGGGGGGCATTGTGTATGCAGTAGCCATAAAAGTGTTCAGGTGGGAATAA
- a CDS encoding SRPBCC family protein yields the protein MRLLKLALISAIGLFLLLTAISLLIPSSVRISRAIDINAPRAAVLPFVQEGMNWGKWNEYLVQEKGQWQNKRQWQGSRYAISLKTKSDSMVQSVWTPMKGKEFESVYSIMEPRPGIITVQWYFNFHLGWYPWEKFGSIIYDRQVGPVMEQSLTHLKQLVESNQ from the coding sequence ATGCGATTATTGAAATTGGCACTGATCAGTGCAATTGGGTTATTTCTTTTACTGACAGCCATTTCGCTCCTGATACCCTCTTCGGTGAGGATTAGTAGGGCGATCGATATCAATGCGCCCAGGGCTGCGGTATTGCCATTTGTGCAAGAGGGCATGAACTGGGGCAAGTGGAATGAATACCTTGTGCAGGAAAAGGGCCAATGGCAAAATAAAAGGCAATGGCAGGGATCACGCTATGCCATAAGCCTGAAAACCAAATCGGATTCCATGGTCCAGTCTGTCTGGACCCCAATGAAAGGAAAGGAATTTGAATCAGTTTACAGTATCATGGAACCGAGGCCAGGTATTATTACTGTTCAATGGTATTTTAATTTTCACCTCGGCTGGTATCCTTGGGAAAAGTTTGGCAGTATCATTTATGACCGTCAGGTGGGGCCGGTCATGGAACAAAGCCTTACACATTTAAAGCAGCTTGTGGAATCAAATCAGTAA
- a CDS encoding DUF2911 domain-containing protein → MKSVLFALLAFVFIAPACAQQQRKSPHETVSDGGISVTYGRPYKKGRDIFGSLEPYGKVWRAGADEATEITFAKDAMLAGKHIKAGTYTLFVIPEAKEWTIILNSELKQWGAYEYDKIKGKNVAQVKVPVINLDQVVEQFTIRFAGGNMIMEWDKTQVKLPVMLH, encoded by the coding sequence ATGAAATCTGTATTATTTGCTTTGCTTGCGTTTGTTTTTATAGCTCCTGCCTGTGCCCAGCAACAGCGGAAGAGCCCACATGAAACAGTTAGTGACGGCGGCATCAGTGTCACCTATGGCCGTCCTTACAAGAAGGGCAGGGATATTTTTGGTTCTTTGGAGCCTTACGGAAAGGTATGGAGGGCAGGTGCAGATGAGGCTACCGAGATCACCTTCGCCAAGGATGCTATGCTGGCTGGTAAGCATATTAAGGCTGGAACCTATACGCTTTTTGTGATTCCGGAAGCAAAGGAATGGACCATCATCCTGAATAGCGAGTTAAAGCAATGGGGAGCTTATGAATATGATAAGATCAAGGGGAAGAATGTGGCACAGGTAAAAGTGCCCGTGATTAACCTGGACCAGGTAGTAGAACAGTTCACCATCCGTTTTGCAGGGGGCAATATGATCATGGAATGGGATAAGACCCAGGTGAAATTGCCGGTGATGTTGCATTGA